TGATCAACGGATTGGGATGTCTGTTTCTCGGATGGTTTTTCTCGATCAGTTCAACTCCGAAGTACCCCCCTGCTCTCCGGCTGGGAATCGGAATAGGCGCAGCGGGGGCGTTTACCACCTTTTCGACTTTTTCCTTTGAATCGGTACAGTTCTTGAGTCATCACGATTTTGGGTTTGCCGCCCTTTACGTCTGTCTCAATGTGTTGGGCGGCATGGGTTTATCCGCGTCGGGGAGCTTTTGGGCGCGCCGAAAGAGGGTGACGTGACATGATATG
This DNA window, taken from Ferviditalea candida, encodes the following:
- a CDS encoding fluoride efflux transporter FluC; protein product: MKIVAIGLGGFVGAFLRYAAEQWLPWPESFPLGTIVINGLGCLFLGWFFSISSTPKYPPALRLGIGIGAAGAFTTFSTFSFESVQFLSHHDFGFAALYVCLNVLGGMGLSASGSFWARRKRVT